The segment gaataagtataagatgaTTTGTTTGAGTagactattattattctagttatatttttttcttttattaattataattcatttacaaaaggtaacccggtaggaatcggcttgtatggacgcttcgccactggtaaacACGATATGAAAACGTGTTTGATTTTCATTGATGAACAGACCACTGTATCAGTCACAAGTCGCTAagaatttatatacaataaaatccaaaaagtacGAGAggaaataccaaataatttaaataaattatataattaatgcgccaattatttttaattatttctgttaAGTCGACATATTAATGCACGTAATTTATTCAGTGTTTAATTATCGTGTTAATAGTTCGAGATTGTTACTCtacgttaattttaatttaattcataataaattgtatttaaaacgtTAGTTATTGGCTGAAAACCTTTCCATGGTTTAAAAGCTTCGTGAAAATTTATTCCTAGCAATGGCGGCTAGGAGTAGCACGCGGATGGAGATCCGCGtgcaattttatgttaattatattctcaaaatatttcctGCATATTTACAATCTATATGTTCATTATGCTGTATTTTGACTATTCGCGAATTAGGCCGAATAActaagttaaataattttgaatgaagAATACACTCTAATAAGATCATATTTTTGattgtaactaaataaattttttaatttataagtatatattttttaatttatgtatatgtacatactttttattgattttttttattgcctaacGATAAAGCGCAGTAAGCAGCATACGTCGCCCAACGAGTAAACTAATGCCAGAGAAACAGCCATGAGCCAAGCCGTAGCCTCCcgataggcaacggcttggctgaatataaaaaaaaatacgtttttagaTACTTACTTACGTAGGTTAATGAATTTGCGTACATGTATAGCTGTACTCGGCAAGTATATATATCagaagttataataattattatttttattatcagctGTTTTTTGTAGTGTgtgaaaatctattttttattagctgATAGCCTAATTGGCTGTAGAagagactgccgagacgaatgtacgcaggttcaaaacccaaaggcacacacctctgccttttctaaattcatgtgtgtatactttgtgaattatcgcttgctttaactgtgaaggaaaccatcgttGCCCGTTGGTAACTTTCCCAACCTTTTAGGCActtgaaatattagaaaaaatactgACTGTGcaatttacttattattcaACGTCCCCAAAGTATCCaacatatataaaatgaaactgGCCGgtgaataacatttaatttcttgAATTGAAACCTTAACTACATTCGTAggcgaatcttgacatcgcaATTCAGTTCTATGtcgtttttatacaacaccatctattgatatatttatgatacgtatttgtgatttaaattaataaacgatTAGACACTTACACAGAATTTCAGCGGCTGTCGCGGGCCCACGGTATACTTTCCCATTGACTGCACGTCCATAGTTCAGGGAGGTTTTACCTACTGTCACCTGAAAGTACAGTATATTTGTATTGAGATGTCTAAAATCATTTTTGTGATGAACTCTAGCAACCATATATGAATTATGAagaacgtaatttttttatctctcgaaaagaatttattttttagtccGACGTCATTATGGGCTTTTGAAAATTAACTTCTACGCACTTAATCGTAAGGTTCGGATTTATGAGAAACCTTAGTATTACTTAGTAACTATTGCctacggctccgcccgcgtgatgaagattttccgggataaatatattttcgcgATGAAAAGTGTAGTTTccaattagtgaaaaaaaatccttattatTGCCTTAGTTGGCAAAGGAACAGCTGGAGATCCCCATCAGCACCGCCCTTCATCAGGCGATGGATCGTATCAACTGGAACCACTTTTCAAAACGCAGGAGTCACGATCCCCAGTAATGGGGGAAAGATTAAGAAGAGAAGAGAGGCGAGCGGGTggtctgcctgatggtaagcaacatCGGCTGCCCATGGACTAAAGTAATGCTAGCAGCAAAGCCAAACCATTGCCTTCCAGGAAATCAAAGGAGTATTACCAAATCATCGTAATTATCAACGTGAGTTGTAGAATCAGAGTATGGGAGCAGCAGCATCTGAGCATCAGAGTGGAAGGCGACGTAAGCCTGCAGGTTCTCGATGCTGGCGATGTACGCAGACAGGGTCTTAGTCTCCACCTCCGAGAACGGTTTTGAGCCACCATACGTTTGATAATCGCATGGATTGTTCGACGCACCGTGTTCTAGAAAAAATGGGTGacaatgcaattttattttgttcaacagGCACATACATCAACAAATTTATTTGCTTATATGTTTACAATTTGCAGATTTTGAGTGCCGCTTAATTTACaaactattacaaataaaagGCAGTTTGgtagtttatatttgaaatggAATTCTCATAGTTATAGAATACGTTCTAAAATGATTGTAGATTTATAGTAGAGGCAAAATATTTGTAGGTAAGGTATAAAATCAGGACCCGCGTTTGGCGCGTCGcagcatcagcctgtgtatatctggtcaTCATTTCATCTTCATTAATACTCTTGCCAAAGACCTCATCCCTTATCATCAGATGCTGCGGAGTCACTTTATCGTTCCCAtacaatgtacatattttaaattattctaaactttgagattcaaaataaattaaaaagaaacagatATAACTTACTCAGCCAGTTGTAATCCCAATTACGGTTAGGATCAGCTCCGATGCATCCATTCGGTGATAGTGACCTGGTTTTCCTCCACATACGGTCCTAATTACAAATATCGGTATAagtattgtagccagtgtaactactggacataagactcaTATTGCAGCTAGTCAGttagtgtagctactggacataataagatttaacatctctcAGGATGtctagcgcagtggaataccaaacaatacattgtaattgaaggtgttggatggtatttttaGTGTTTGTGGGTTgtatcgcataccatcaggcgaatggcaagctcgcctcgtcattcaataaaaataacatttacggTTGTTAGTGCGAGAcagtttaaaacatattatactaaaataagtaCAGAAATGTACCCCGAATATTATAAAGTGTCTCTAGAAAGAGATAGTCCTTTAGCTTCAATGTGCGTCATTTTGGTCATTTACGCCTTATTATGACGCTATTGTTAACTTAAACCTTGTGATTACAATACATAGGTATTTAAACAGATCTAGAGAAAATACTACTcagtataacaatatataacttCCCCATCCTTTCTAAATTTCTCTTTAaaggtaatttataattgtacatGAGTGTTCACGGACGATTATTTCATCCATCAGGTCTGTTTTATGTATCGTCTGCCCATCTGTACTATAAAATTTACCCACAGAGTAGTAACTAAACTGATATCCATCAGGATTGACTGACGGGAAGATGCGCCAGTCAAATTGATCCCTCAGCGCAGTTATGTTCGGATTGTTGCTTGTTACAAGCTGGTTGATGAAGTATGTGGTCGTGGCCGGCGTGATCCATTCCCGAGCGTGAAtacctgtaaaaaaaatataattccatttttgaattcaAATTATTTGCGTTCCATTTTTCCACCATAAAGAGTTAAAAAATTTGAAACATAAGTTCCAAAATATCACAAATACGTAGTGAAATTATTTAGATGTGTAGTGAAGCGAAATTCCTTAAGTTTGGTGGTCCTCAAAGTAATTATGTCTAGTGACAGCGTGATGTGGATGTGAATTGAAATGTGCCAGTAAAGGTCAATGGCAGTTCAGGGTCTCATGTTATCGAGTTTGTGACATCGGATACCTGTTATTGTCTTCGGTAAGCGAAACCGTAAGTACCATTGTTGTAGATATTAAGGTGATTTGAGTGCTGTCAGAAAATTTTTAGGCATGTGATACACATACTTAGATGAACAACGAATTAAGGTGCGTCAATTTACTATAGAGGGTTCGTCGcacttatataaattgttaattgtaaacaaatccTAACGCTGCGCCAAACACCTCAAATTTGAAGGCTTGAGATTTTCGGACGGTGCATAAATCTTGAGTTTTAGGTTGTAATAGATGTAGCCAGTAAGTGCGCTGTAAGCCAGATTTTAAGTTTGGAACAATTTAGGTTACCGGCTGTCTTagacaatgaaatatatttaaaaaaaagaaattcgaAATTAAAATCTCAATCCAAACAAATGGCTATTCCGAACGTTTAGTTGCCATGTTGCATTTATACTGGTTTGATATGACGTCTTACGGTCGCCTTAAAACTATACCGTGGACCCCTCTCAACATGACAAATGACAGATGTCACCGCGCTGTCAAACAGCGGTGGTGGCTGGTACTTAACGGTGGTTTGCCATTGCAAAGCATTCCTTGACAAGTATTTGACAGTGTCATGTAAGCGGTGGCTTTGAGCCGGGTCCGGATCGaataatctaataatttttattcaatgccTTGTTTCGCTGTTCGATTATGACAAATAGTGTTTCCTAAAAAttattctattgttattttcacttctGGCCTCGAAATAGAACACTATCCTTTGCACTATTACGCGGTTTTAAAAGTAGCCTGTATATTCATCAAACTTATAGGTACATGAgccataaaaatctgttcagtattTAGCAGGTTATGACGATGAGATGAATTCAAAGATATTTCTAGTTGTATAAACTAACAGACACATCACGCTACTATGCGTAGATGCAAATAGGGcacc is part of the Manduca sexta isolate Smith_Timp_Sample1 unplaced genomic scaffold, JHU_Msex_v1.0 HiC_scaffold_2913, whole genome shotgun sequence genome and harbors:
- the LOC119192549 gene encoding zinc carboxypeptidase-like, giving the protein FRIINEEKLSLNRKLGFSWTAYHDVNDIYKYLEDVNKAHSDWTEVIVGGESYEGRKIQGIRINTPTGDENKPVIFIESGIHAREWITPATTTYFINQLVTSNNPNITALRDQFDWRIFPSVNPDGYQFSYYSDRMWRKTRSLSPNGCIGADPNRNWDYNWLKHGASNNPCDYQTYGGSKPFSEVETKTLSAYIASIENLQAYVAFHSDAQMLLLPYSDSTTHVDNYDDLVTVGKTSLNYGRAVNGKVYRGPATAAEILYKASGGSMDWVRDALGTPLVFTYELRGTYFHWPAYRIPEQGEEVTQMLLGLVTEAKNLGYF